Proteins encoded together in one Octopus bimaculoides isolate UCB-OBI-ISO-001 chromosome 24, ASM119413v2, whole genome shotgun sequence window:
- the LOC106876359 gene encoding SH2 domain-containing protein 4B: MGQHPDDLNIEEILEHEAKEKATLQAEKEAEELRIKQELELKKKMEEEKKKLEKERIEREFQLKRKEDEAALYQSLKEVRLIADKIEQEREKERQGEEDRLKELQDKEEKGLKYCRENSLKLKNRRSAELYTSWRKMRSILEKDSTEDNKEIEATWKEQEKKSREAEVQLKEIVRRAREEHRRSQKSMSKGSSSSLSEDLPPIPPKTHINNATNSLGSSVKSSGVNKKPATPKNRNAVIKWFKEEERPKEVGLNPETKKIEEWFHGLISRAEAEEILSDRPIGSFLVRVSERIWGYTVSYQSEERCKHFLIDASDGTYHFFGSNYQPFSSLQEILNYHMKNAITLAGQEMLLFPCGQKSHPPNYAELFYDEVTDSLI; encoded by the exons ATGGGCCAACATCCAGATGATCTTAACATTGAAGAAATTCTAGAACACGAAGCCAAAGAAAAAGCCACCTTACAGgcagaaaaagaagcagaagaactaAG GATAAAACAAGAGCTAGagctgaaaaagaaaatggaagaagaaaagaaaaaacttgaAAAAGAACGAATTGAGAGAGAATTCCAGTTGAA ACGCAAAGAAGATGAAGCTGCTTTGTATCAGTCATTGAAAGAGGTTCGGCTGATAGCTGATAAAATTGaacaagaaagggaaaaagaacgCCAGGGAGAAGAAGACAGATTAAAAGAACTTCAA gataaagaagaaaaaggtcTAAAGTATTGTCGAGAAAATTCCTTAAAGTTGAAGAATCGTCGAAGTGCTGAACTTTATACATCTTGGCGTAAAATGAGAAGCATTCTAGAAAAGGACAGTACTGaagacaataaagaaattgaagcaACTTGGAAAGAACAAG agaaaaaatcACGAGAGGCTGAGGTTCAATTGAAGGAAATAGTACGACGAGCCCGAGAAGAACATAGACGATCACAGAAATCTATGTCAAAAGGCAGCAGCTCATCTTTGTCTGAAGATCTCCCACCAATTCCTCCGAA aaCACATATCAACAATGCCACAAACAGTCTTGGTTCCAGTGTCAAATCTTCTGGGGTTAATAAAAAACCGGCTACACCAAAGAACAGAAATGCTGTGATTAAATGGTTTAAGGAAGAAGAACGGCCCAAAGAAGTTGGTTTAAATCCTGAAAcgaagaaaatagaagaatggTTTCATG GTCTTATAAGCAGAGCTGAAGCAGAGGAAATCCTGTCTGATCGACCTATTGGTAGTTTTCTAGTGCGAGTCAGTGAAAGAATATGGGGCTATACAGTATCTTATCAGTCGGAAGAACGTTGCAAACACTTCTTAATTGATGCATCGGATGGCACATACCATTTCTTTGGCTCCAACTATCAACCATTCAGTTCTCTTCAAGAAATCCTTAATTACCACATG AAAAATGCTATAACATTAGCAGGTCAAGAAATGTTACTGTTCCCCTGCGGACAGAAAAGTCACCCTCCAAACTATGCTGAATTATTTTATGACGAAGTAACAGACTCTCTTATTTGA